From a single Pseudobutyrivibrio xylanivorans genomic region:
- a CDS encoding Fic/DOC family protein, which produces MMDEYYRYEYEDNGQYCYPHTHVLKNKLNITDKDELFKVEQELSSARYFEISQRPIPGDFSLDHLCAIHRYMFQDIYEWAGQIRTVDISKGTIFCLTQFIEIEFKKVQDWIITNNYLLDVTDKEEMAKKLAYLIGEINMIHPFREGNGRAQRVFIEYICKNSNHFDIDFSKTTKNDMILASKESSILNYEPFEELLYKCLVEI; this is translated from the coding sequence ATGATGGATGAGTATTATCGATATGAGTACGAGGATAATGGCCAGTACTGTTATCCACACACCCATGTCCTAAAGAACAAACTTAACATCACGGATAAGGATGAGCTTTTCAAGGTGGAACAGGAGCTTTCTTCTGCCCGCTATTTTGAAATCAGCCAGCGTCCAATTCCGGGAGATTTTTCATTAGACCATCTTTGCGCAATTCACAGGTATATGTTCCAGGATATCTATGAGTGGGCAGGTCAAATCCGCACTGTGGATATTTCTAAAGGCACCATTTTCTGCCTAACCCAGTTTATTGAGATTGAATTTAAAAAGGTGCAGGATTGGATTATTACCAATAATTATCTACTGGATGTCACGGACAAAGAGGAGATGGCAAAGAAGCTGGCCTATCTGATTGGTGAGATTAATATGATTCATCCATTCAGAGAGGGTAACGGACGCGCCCAGCGAGTATTTATCGAGTATATCTGTAAGAACAGTAATCACTTCGATATAGATTTTTCTAAGACAACTAAAAATGACATGATACTGGCCAGCAAGGAGAGCTCGATATTGAATTACGAACCTTTCGAGGAGCTGTTGTATAAGTGTCTGGTGGAAATATAA
- a CDS encoding IS110 family transposase: MISVGVDVSKGKSTVCVMKPYGEIVLKPFEVQHTESELSELEKMLRKLDGEVRLVMEATGVYHLPLLTYFLERGYFVSVINPYAMRKYAKDNSIRGAKTDKLDSIVIANYGIEKWYKLQNYDKDEAIYAELKLLGRRYRFYMELHIKALQELTHMLDYTMPGLKTKFNSWDEKNNKDKLSDFVERFWHYDLIIGMSRDDFVVAYCEWAKEKKYQKSQSKAEEIYELASNGIPTLSSSTPSTKMLVQEAISVLRAIDDTLNTILTRMKELAKSLPEYSTVRAMGGVGDVLAPKLIAEIGDIRKLHSAKALIAVAGIDPPPYESGQFVGSNRRITKRGSSTLRKVGYEVMRVLKSHPEPEDNAVYNYILKKEAEGKTKKHAKIAGLNKFLRIYYARVSEVYK; the protein is encoded by the coding sequence ATGATAAGCGTAGGTGTTGATGTTTCTAAAGGTAAAAGTACTGTATGCGTTATGAAGCCATACGGAGAAATTGTATTAAAACCGTTTGAAGTACAGCATACAGAAAGTGAGCTCAGCGAACTTGAGAAGATGTTAAGGAAGCTGGATGGCGAAGTAAGATTGGTTATGGAAGCCACAGGTGTATACCATTTGCCATTGCTAACTTATTTTCTTGAGCGTGGATATTTTGTGTCGGTAATAAATCCATATGCCATGAGAAAATATGCTAAAGATAACAGCATTCGTGGCGCTAAAACAGACAAATTGGACTCAATTGTCATAGCAAACTATGGTATTGAAAAATGGTATAAGCTTCAAAACTATGACAAAGATGAGGCTATATATGCTGAGCTTAAGTTGCTTGGGAGACGTTACAGATTCTATATGGAACTACACATTAAAGCGCTTCAAGAATTAACTCATATGTTAGATTACACAATGCCAGGCTTAAAAACTAAATTTAATAGTTGGGATGAAAAGAATAATAAAGATAAACTTAGTGATTTTGTAGAACGCTTCTGGCATTATGACCTGATTATCGGAATGAGTCGTGATGATTTTGTGGTGGCCTATTGTGAGTGGGCTAAAGAAAAGAAATACCAAAAGAGCCAATCAAAAGCTGAAGAAATATATGAATTGGCATCTAATGGTATTCCTACGTTATCTTCAAGTACTCCATCTACAAAAATGTTAGTACAAGAAGCTATATCTGTGTTGAGAGCAATTGATGATACCCTCAATACAATTCTAACACGAATGAAGGAACTTGCTAAGAGTTTACCTGAATATTCTACTGTTAGAGCAATGGGTGGGGTTGGTGATGTATTGGCACCTAAGTTGATTGCTGAAATTGGAGATATAAGAAAACTTCATAGCGCAAAAGCCCTTATTGCTGTTGCGGGAATAGATCCTCCTCCATATGAATCAGGACAATTTGTAGGTTCAAACCGGCGCATAACGAAAAGAGGTTCATCAACGCTACGAAAAGTAGGGTATGAAGTTATGCGAGTGTTGAAGAGTCACCCTGAACCAGAGGATAATGCTGTATACAATTACATCCTGAAAAAGGAAGCTGAAGGTAAAACAAAGAAACATGCAAAAATAGCAGGTTTAAACAAGTTTTTAAGGATATATTATGCAAGAGTAAGTGAAGTGTATAAATAG
- a CDS encoding antitoxin VbhA family protein, giving the protein MSTDEKIASIKASFAMEDMILTPEEIERGRMIIEKKIDVEDVVREITSRYVSVG; this is encoded by the coding sequence ATGTCTACAGACGAGAAAATCGCTAGCATCAAAGCTTCATTTGCGATGGAGGATATGATTCTCACTCCAGAGGAGATTGAGCGTGGGAGAATGATAATTGAAAAGAAAATCGATGTTGAGGATGTAGTTCGAGAGATTACATCTAGGTATGTTTCGGTAGGTTAA